CGGCGCTTCGAAGCGGCGCGCTCGCGCTTGGCGACCTGCTTGGTTTCCGCAACGACCTTCTCGGCCGTCTTGGCAACCGTGTCGGCCAGCTTGGCCGGGGCGTTGGCGGCGGCTTCCGCCTGAACCTTGGTTTCGTCTGCCATCGTCAAATTCCTCAAATCTGTAATTATGTTGCAGTGCACAATATGCATTGCGCCGCACCATTTCAAGAGAAAAATTGTGCAGTGCATCATTCCGCCGCTTGACGGCCACGGCTCGCCCGAAGCAAGAGCAGTCATGGACGCCCCAACCGAGCCGCCGCCCCGCCAGCGCAGAGGGTTGCTGATCGTCCTTTCCTCCCCCTCGGGTGCCGGCAAGACGACGATCTCGCGCCGCCTGCTCGAAGCCGACCCGGACATTGCCATGTCGGTTTCGGCCACCACGCGCCCCAAGCGGCCGGGTGAGGTCGAGGGCCGCGACTATATCTTCGTCGACGATGCTGCGTTTCAGCGGATGATCGACGGCAGTGAGTTCGTCGAATGGGCGCCGGTCTTCGGCTATCGCTACGGCACGCCTAAAGGCGCGGTGAAGCAAGCGCTGCGCGACGGACGCGACATCCTGTTCGACATCGACTGGCAAGGCACGCAGCAGCTCAAGGCGGCAATGGGGGAGGATCTCGTCTCGATCTTCCTCCTGCCCCCGTCGATGGAGGAGCTGGAGCGCCGCCTGCGCGCGCGCGGCACCGATTCGGACAGCGTCATTTCCGACCGAATGACCCGCGCCGCGGCCGAGATCAGTCACTGGCCCGAATATGAATATGTCCTCGTCAATCATGACGTGGAAACCTGCCTTCAGCAGGTGCGCGCGATCGTCGCCGCCGAACGGCTGAAAAAGGATCGCCAGACCAACCTCGTCGCCTCGGTGCGCGCGCTCACCGGCCAGTAAGGTCGGGGTCGAGCAGCGCGAGGAAGCTCGCTGCGGCCATGAAATCGCGCTTTCGGTTGTCGAGCGCGGCAACGGCCTCGGCATCGTCGCCCCAGGTCTCGATCTGCCAGCGTTCGTCAATGCTCACAGCGTTCCACGCTTCGGCGGCGGTCAGCGCGCCGTCGAGAACCGCAAGCCCGGCTATGAGCGATCCACCCACGGTGACCAGCGGCGACAGGCCGGCCAGCCGGAACGCATCGAGCGCCGCGACTTCATGCGCCAGCCGCTCGACCGTCGCCGGCGGCTGCGCCACGTGCATCAGCCCGCAAGTCGACGCGAAGTCGACATCGAAGCGGCGCCGCGCCCACGCCAGCAGCGCATCCCATGCCGCCACCTGGCGCTCGACCAGATCGGGCGGCCATTCGCTGCGATAGCAGGCAAGGTC
The sequence above is drawn from the Sphingomonas lutea genome and encodes:
- a CDS encoding ATP12 family chaperone protein, with product MKRFWKEVSVETSGADWGVALDGKPLRTPARVALSVPSRALAEAIAGEWRDCGETIDPRAMPLTGLANAAIDRVAPDRPAFAAGLARYAEADLACYRSEWPPDLVERQVAAWDALLAWARRRFDVDFASTCGLMHVAQPPATVERLAHEVAALDAFRLAGLSPLVTVGGSLIAGLAVLDGALTAAEAWNAVSIDERWQIETWGDDAEAVAALDNRKRDFMAAASFLALLDPDLTGR
- the gmk gene encoding guanylate kinase, whose amino-acid sequence is MDAPTEPPPRQRRGLLIVLSSPSGAGKTTISRRLLEADPDIAMSVSATTRPKRPGEVEGRDYIFVDDAAFQRMIDGSEFVEWAPVFGYRYGTPKGAVKQALRDGRDILFDIDWQGTQQLKAAMGEDLVSIFLLPPSMEELERRLRARGTDSDSVISDRMTRAAAEISHWPEYEYVLVNHDVETCLQQVRAIVAAERLKKDRQTNLVASVRALTGQ